Proteins found in one Triticum aestivum cultivar Chinese Spring chromosome 4D, IWGSC CS RefSeq v2.1, whole genome shotgun sequence genomic segment:
- the LOC123097849 gene encoding calcium-transporting ATPase 4, endoplasmic reticulum-type — translation MGKGGQDEAARPDGSGSPGADPDVPVFPFWARTPSDCLAELGVSADRGLSSDDAAARLHKYGPNELERHAPPSLWKLVLEQFNDTLVRILLAAAVVSFVLALYDGAEGGEVRATAFVEPLVIFLILIVNAVVGVWQESNAEKALEALKEIQSEHATVKRDGRWKHGLPARDLVIGDIVELRVGDKVPADMRVLQLISSTLRVEQGSLTGETSSVNKTSHKIHLEDTDIQGKECMVFAGTTIVNGSAVCVVTGTGMATEIGKIHSQIQEASQEEDDTPLKKKLNEFGEALTAIIGVICILVWLINVKYFLTWEYVDGWPTNFKFSFEKCTYYFEIAVALAVAAIPEGLPAVITTCLALGTRKMAQKNALVRKLPSVETLGCTTVICSDKTGTLTTNQMSAVRLVAIGRWPDTLRNFKVDGTTYDPSDGKIHDWPTLNMDDNLQMIAKIAALCNDASIAHSEHQYVATGMPTEAALKVLVEKMGLPGGYTPSLDSSDLLRCCQWWNNDAKRVGTLEFDRTRKSMGVIVKKAETGKNLLLVKGAVENLLERSAYIQLLDGSVVLLDEGAKALVLSTLREMSGSALRCLGFAYKEDLAEFATYDGEEHPAHKYLLDPAYYSSIENNLIFCGFVGLRDPPREEVHKAIEDCRAAGIRVMVITGDNKETAEAICREIGVFGPSENISSMSFAGKEFMALPDKKKILRQTGGLLFSRAEPKHKQEIVRLLKEDGEVVAMTGDGVNDAPALKLADIGIAMGITGTEVAKEASDMVLADDNFSTIVSAVGEGRSIYNNMKAFIRYMISSNIGEVASIFLTSALGIPEGLIPVQLLWVNLVTDGPPATALGFNPPDKDIMKKPPRRSDDSLITPWILFRYMVIGLYVGIATVGIFIIWYTHGSFLGIDLASDGHTLVSYSQLSNWGQCPSWEGFNVSSFTAGARTFNFDENPCDYFQGGKIKATTLSLSVLVSIEMFNSLNALSEDGSLLSMPPLVNPWLLLAMSVSFGLHFLILYVPFLTQIFGIVPLSFNEWLLVVAVAFPVVLIDEVLKFVGRCLTARARKQLGKRKEE, via the exons ATGGGCAAGGGCGGGCAGGACGAGGCCGCGCGGCCGGATGGATCCGGTTCCCCCGGGGCCGACCCCGACGTGCCCGTCTTCCCCTTCTGGGCGCGCACCCCGAGCGACTGCCTGGCGGAGCTCGGCGTCTCGGCGGACCGCGGCCTCAGCTCCGAcgacgcggcggcgcggctgcaCAAGTACGGGCCCAACGAGCTGGAGCGCCACGCGCCGCCGTCCCTGTGGAAGCTGGTGCTCGAGCAGTTCAACGACACGCTCGTCCgcatcctcctcgccgccgccgtcgtctccttcGTGCTCGCGCTCTACGACGGCGCCGAGGGCGGCGAGGTCAGGGCCACCGCCTTCGTCGAGCCGCTCGTCATCTTCCTCATCCTCATCGTCAACGCCGTCGTCGGGGTCTGGCAGGAGAGCAACGCCGAGAAGGCGCTCGAGGCGCTCAAGGAGATCCAGTCCGAGCACGCCACCGTCAAGCGCGACGGCCGCTGGAAGCATGGGCTCCCTGCGcgcgacctcgtcatcggagacaTCGTCGAGCTCCGCGTGGGCGACAAGGTCCCCGCCGACATGCGTGTGCTCCAGCTTATCAGCTCTACCCTCCGTGTTGAGCAGGGATCCCTCACTGGCGAGACCTCTTCGGTTAACAAGACCAGCCACAAGATTCATCTCGAGGACAcagatatccaggggaaggagtgcATGGTCTTTGCTGGCACCACCATTGTCAACGGCAGTGCCGTCTGTGTGGTGACTGGAACTGGCATGGCCACTGAAATAGGCAAGATCCATTCGCAGATCCAGGAGGCATCGCAGGAGGAGGATGACACACCGCTGAAAAAGAAGCTCAATGAGTTCGGTGAGGCGCTGACTGCCATTATTGGAGTGATATGTATCTTGGTTTGGCTCATTAACGTCAAGTATTTCCTCACCTGGGAGTATGTGGATGGCTGGCCGACGAATTTTAAGTTCTCATTCGAGAAGTGCACATATTACTTTGAGATTGCAGTGGCACTGGCTGTTGCTGCAATTCCAGAGGGCCTGCCTGCTGTGATCACCACATGCTTGGCACTAGGCACCAGGAAGATGGCTCAGAAGAATGCACTCGTGAGAAAGTTACCCAGTGTTGAGACATTAGGTTGCACAACAGTGATTTGCTCTGATAAGACAGGAACTCTGACCACCAACCAGATGTCAGCGGTGAGGCTTGTGGCAATTGGGAGGTGGCCCGATACACTTAGGAACTTTAAGGTTGATGGTACCACTTATGATCCAAGTGATGGCAAGATACATGACTGGCCAACTTTGAACATGGATGATAACCTCCAGATGATTGCGAAGATAGCTGCACTCTGCAATGATGCAAGTATTGCACACTCTGAGCATCAATATGTTGCTACTGGGATGCCCACAGAGGCTGCATTGAAG GTTTTGGTCGAGAAAATGGGGCTCCCTGGTGGATATACTCCATCTCTGGATTCATCTGATTTGCTAA GGTGCTGTCAATGGTGGAACAACGATGCTAAAAGAGTAGGGACACTGGAATTTGATCGCACTAGAAAATCAATGGGAGTTATTGTGAAAAAAGCAGAGACTGGAAAGAATTTGCTGCTTGTGAAG GGAGCAGTAGAAAATTTGCTAGAGAGAAGTGCCTATATTCAGTTGCTCGATGGATCAGTTGTGCTCTTGGATGAGGGTGCCAAGGCACTCGTATTGTCAACACTTCGTGAAATGTCTGGCAGTGCATTGCGCTGTTTGGGCTTTGCATACAAGGAAGATCTGGCAGAATTTGCAACATATGATGGAGAAGAGCATCCCGCTCACAAATATCTACTTGATCCTGCATACTACTCTTCCATAGAGAATAATCTGATATTCTGTGGTTTTGTTGGTCTAAGG GATCCTCCACGAGAAGAAGTCCACAAAGCAATTGAAGATTGCAGGGCTGCTGGTATACGTGTTATGGTGATAACAGGTGATAACAAAGAAACAGCAGAGGCAATATGCCGTGAGATTGGGGTTTTTGGTCCCAGTGAaaacattagctcaatgagctttGCAGGGAAGGAATTTATGGCTCTTCCTGATAAAAAGAAGATTTTGAGGCAAACAGGTGGCCTTCTCTTCTCAAGAGCAGAGCCAAAACATAAGCAGGAAATTGTTAGGCTGCTCAAAGAAGATGGTGAAGTTGTTGCAATGACTGGTGATGGAGTGAATGATGCGCCGGCTCTGAAATTAGCTGATATTGGAATCGCGATGGGCATTACAGGGACTGAG GTTGCAAAAGAAGCTTCAGATATGGTGCTTGCAGATGATAACTTCAGTACAATTGTCTCAGCTGTTGGTGAAGGAAGGTCCATTTACAACAACATGAAGGCTTTTATAAG ATATATGATATCTTCGAACATTGGAGAAGTTGCTTCCATATTCCTCACGTCGGCTTTAGGTATCCCAGAAGGCCTCATTCCAGTACAACTTCTGTGGGTCAATCTTGTTACGGATGGCCCTCCTGCAACAGCTTTGGGATTCAATCCACCAGATAAGGATATCATGAAGAAACCTCCTAGAAGAAGTGATGATTCATTAATCACTCCTTGGATCCTGTTCCGCTACATG GTTATTGGGCTGTATGTTGGGATTGCAACGGTTGGAATCTTTATCATCTGGTACACTCACGGCTCTTTCCTGGGAATTGATCTGGCTAGTGATGGTCACACTCTTGTTTCATACTCCCAGCTCTCAAACTGGGGCCAGTGCCCCTCATGGGAGGGTTTCAACGTGTCATCATTCACAGCAGGGGCAAGGACATTCAATTTTGATGAGAACCCTTGCGATTACTTCCAGGGTGGCAAAATAAAAGCAACAACCCTCTCCCTGTCTGTCTTGGTGTCCATTGAGATGTTCAACTCACTGAATGCCCTGTCTGAGGATGGCAGCCTTCTGAGCATGCCTCCATTGGTTAACCCCTGGCTTCTTCTGGCAATGTCGGTGTCATTTGGGCTTCATTTTTTGATCCTCTACGTGCCTTTCCTTACCCAAATCTTCGGGATTGTGCCCCTCAGTTTCAACGAATGGCTTTTGGTCGTAGCAGTTGCATTCCCAGTGGTTCTCATCGATGAGGTTCTTAAGTTTGTGGGGCGGTGCTTGACAGCTCGGGCCAGAAAGCAATTAGGAAAGCGGAAGGAAGAGTAG
- the LOC123097850 gene encoding receptor-like protein kinase HERK 1 has protein sequence MPPVLDMLVRLLVASVLLGAASGAFTPADNYLVLCGTSASATVAAGRTFVGDARLPAKSLAAPQSVEANTSRTAVVPSGESELYRSARVFTAPASYTFAVKQPGRHFVRLHFFPFPYRSYDMVADAAFNVSVQGAVLVNGYTPKNGTAELREFSVNVTGGTLVIAFAPTGKLAFVNAIEVVSVPDELIADMARMVDGAVQYTGLSTQALETIHRINMGVPKITPGNDTLGRTWLPDQSFQVNTDLAQHKDAKPLTIKYDEKSALSSAYTAPAEVYATATRLSTAGETSTINVQFNISWRFDAPAGSDYLLRFHWCDIVSKAAMGMAFNVYVGGAVVLDNYEISRDTFNRLSIPVYKDFLLGAKDAKGAITVSIGSSTEDNALPDGFLNGLEIMSIVGSAGAGAAATSPRSSKVKIGIIAGSAVCGATLVMVLGFIAFKMLRGREPEKKKPADAWSPFSASALGSRSRSRSFSKSNGNTVLLGQNGAGAGYRIPFAALQEATGGFDEGMVIGEGGFGKVYKGTMRDETVVAVKRGNRRTQQGLHEFHTEIEMLSRLRHRHLVSLIGYCDERGEMILVYEYMAMGTLRSHLYGAGLPPLSWEQRLEACIGAARGLHYLHTGSAKAIIHRDVKSANILLDESFMAKVADFGLSKNGPELDKTHVSTKVKGSFGYLDPEYFRRQMLTEKSDVYSFGVVLLEALCARTVIDPTLPREMVSLAEWATPCLRNGQLDQIVDQRIAGTIRPGSLKKLADTAEKCLAEYGVERPTMGDVLWCLEFALQLQVGSSDSSDVDTMLPPAPPVPVKTPEVQRRLSAATVATDAAAMTTNLGDLDGMSLSGVFSNMIKSDERQRLILQDEYKQNRYVNKAETKIHKPGGVTAFRAE, from the exons ATGCCGCCGGTTCTTGACATGCTCGTGCGGCTCCTCGTCGCGTCCGTGCTGCTCGGCGCAGCCAGTGGCGCGTTTACCCCCGCGGACAACTACCTCGTCCTCTGCGGCACGTCggcgagcgccaccgtcgccgccggacGGACGTTCGTCGGGGACGCGCGTCTGCCGGCCAAGTCGCTGGCCGCGCCGCAGAGCGTCGAGGCCAACACATCGCGGACCGCGGTCGTCCCGTCCGGCGAGTCGGAGCTGTATCGGTCCGCACGCGTGTTCACCGCGCCAGCTTCCTACACGTTCGCCGTCAAGCAGCCCGGCCGGCACTTCGTGCGCCTtcacttcttccccttcccctacAGGTCTTACGACATGGTGGCGGACGCCGCGTTCAACGTGTCCGTGCAGGGCGCGGTGCTCGTCAACGGGTACACGCCCAAGAACGGCACAGCGGAGCTCAGGGAGTTCTCCGTGAACGTCACCGGGGGCACGCTGGTGATCGCGTTCGCGCCGACGGGGAAGCTCGCGTTCGTGAACGCCATCGAGGTCGTGTCGGTCCCCGACGAGCTCATCGCCGACATGGCCAGGAtggtggacggcgccgtccagtaCACCGGGCTGTCGACGCAGGCGCTGGAGACGATCCACAGGATCAACATGGGCGTTCCCAAGATCACGCCCGGCAACGACACGCTGGGGAGGACGTGGTTGCCGGACCAGAGCTTCCAGGTCAACACCGACCTAGCGCAGCACAAAGACGCCAAGCCCCTGACGATCAAATACGACGAGAAATCGGCACTCTCGTCCGCGTACACGGCGCCGGCGGAGGTCTacgcgacggcgacgaggctgagCACGGCGGGCGAGACCAGCACCATCAACGTGCAGTTCAACATCAGCTGGAGGTTCGACGCCCCGGCCGGGTCGGATTACCTGCTCCGGTTCCACTGGTGCGACATCGTCAGCAAGGCAGCCATGGGAATGGCCTTCAACGTCTACGTCGGCGGGGCGGTGGTGCTCGACAACTACGAGATTTCGCGTGACACGTTCAACCGGCTATCCATACCGGTGTACAAGGACTTCCTCCTGGGCGCCAAGGACGCCAAGGGCGCCATCACCGTGAGCATCGGGTCGTCCACCGAGGACAACGCGTTGCCTGACGGCTTCCTCAACGGCCTCGAGATCATGAGTATAGTCGggagcgccggcgccggcgctgccGCCACGTCCCCGCGCAGTTCAAAGGTCAAAATCGGGATCATCGCCGGCTCGGCCGTCTGCGGGGCCACGCTGGTGATGGTGCTCGGGTTCATCGCCTTCAAGATGCTGCGCGGGAGGGAGCCGGAGAAGAAGAAGCCGGCCGACGCCTGGTCGCCGTTCTCGGCGAGCGCGCTGGGCTCTCGCTCGCGCTCCCGGAGCTTCTCCAAGAGCAACGGGAACACCGTCCTGCTCGGGCAGAACGGCGCCGGCGCCGGGTACAGGATCCCGTTCGCGGCGCTCCAGGAGGCGACCGGCGGGTTCGACGAGGGGATGGTCATCGGCGAGGGCGGGTTCGGGAAGGTGTACAAGGGCACGATGCGCGACGAGACGGTGGTGGCCGTGAAGCGCGGCAACCGGCGGACGCAGCAGGGGCTGCACGAGTTCCACACGGAGATCGAGATGCTGTCCCGGCTGCGCCACCGGCACCTGGTCTCGCTCATCGGCTACTGCGACGAGCGCGGCGAGATGATCCTCGTGTACGAGTACATGGCCATGGGCACGCTGCGGAGCCACCTCTACGGCGCCGGCCTCCCGCCCCTGTCGTGGGAGCAGAGGCTGGAGGCCTGCATCGGCGCCGCGCGGGGGCTGCACTACCTCCACACCGGCTCCGCCAAGGCCATCATCCACCGGGACGTCAAGTCGGCCAACATCCTCCTCGACGAGAGCTTCATGGCCAAGGTGGCCGACTTCGGGCTGTCCAAGAACGGGCCGGAGCTGGACAAGACGCACGTGAGCACCAAGGTGAAGGGCAGCTTCGGGTACCTGGACCCGGAGTACTTCCGGCGGCAGATGCTGACGGAGAAGTCGGACGTTTACTCCTTCGGCGTGGTCCTGCTGGAGGCGCTCTGCGCCCGCACCGTCATCGACCCGACGCTGCCGCGGGAGATGGTGAGCCTGGCGGAGTGGGCGACGCCGTGTCTCAGAAACGGCCagctcgaccagatcgtcgaccaGAGGATCGCCGGGACGATACGGCCGGGGTcgctcaagaagctcgcggacacgGCCGAGAAGTGCCTCGCCGAGTACGGGGTGGAGCGGCCCACCATGGGGGACGTGCTCTGGTGCCTCGAGTTCGCGCTGCAGCTGCAGGTGGGGTCGTCAGACAGCTCGGACGTCGACACCATGttgccgccggcgccgcccgtgcCCGTGAAAACGCCTGAGGTTCAGCGTCGCCTGTCCGCCGCTACCGTGGCGACTGACGCTGCTGCCATGACCACCAACTTGGGTGACCTAGACGGAATGTCCCTGAGCGGAGTATTCTCGAACATGATCAAGAGCGACGAG AGGCAGCGGCTTATACTCCAGGATGAGTATAAGCAGAATCGCTATGTGAACAAGGCCGAGACAAAAATACATAAACCAGGAGGTGTCACTGCATTCAGAGCAGAATAA